The Spirosoma foliorum genome has a window encoding:
- a CDS encoding DUF4920 domain-containing protein — protein sequence MKSFLFTLLLSSASMIAFAQNDVSYHGKKITEKGAIPATQLAAKMTDKTEMPAKVEGTVESVCKVKGCWMKVKTGDGQTMRVTFKDYGFFVPKDIVGKTVVVEGLAETSTTPVADLRHYAHDAGKSKEEIEKITEPEKALTFVADGVIVKK from the coding sequence ATGAAAAGCTTCTTGTTTACACTACTCCTTAGCAGCGCGTCCATGATCGCCTTTGCCCAGAACGACGTCAGTTATCATGGCAAAAAAATCACCGAAAAAGGAGCAATTCCAGCTACACAATTAGCCGCAAAAATGACTGACAAGACCGAAATGCCCGCCAAGGTTGAAGGTACGGTTGAGTCGGTTTGCAAAGTAAAAGGTTGCTGGATGAAAGTAAAAACGGGCGATGGTCAAACGATGCGCGTCACGTTTAAAGATTATGGCTTCTTCGTTCCGAAAGACATTGTCGGCAAAACCGTTGTGGTTGAAGGTCTTGCAGAAACCTCCACAACACCCGTAGCCGACCTGCGCCATTATGCCCACGACGCTGGAAAATCGAAGGAAGAAATCGAGAAAATTACCGAGCCCGAAAAAGCGCTGACATTTGT
- a CDS encoding DinB family protein gives MQQRLLADCNEFIEVVNALSDDQFRKPLDDKWSVAEVMQHLYLSARPVARLMAGPRDVLKQWGEAPLPAREYEEIASTYKKILATGAKAPAAMSPREEDMKAEKSELVERFVSIYQTLIDVTNTWSDAELDTYCMPHPVLGKLSVREMLFFTSIHTQHHLKLLPYGGQI, from the coding sequence ATGCAACAACGCTTACTAGCCGACTGCAACGAATTTATTGAGGTTGTGAATGCCTTATCAGACGATCAATTTCGTAAACCGCTTGATGATAAATGGTCCGTTGCCGAAGTGATGCAGCATCTATACCTATCGGCTCGACCCGTAGCGCGGTTGATGGCAGGTCCGCGCGATGTACTGAAGCAGTGGGGCGAGGCCCCATTGCCCGCAAGAGAATACGAAGAAATAGCATCCACCTATAAAAAAATATTGGCGACAGGAGCCAAAGCACCTGCCGCCATGTCTCCTCGCGAGGAGGATATGAAGGCTGAAAAAAGCGAGCTTGTAGAGCGGTTCGTCAGTATATATCAGACGCTGATCGATGTCACGAATACCTGGTCCGACGCAGAGTTAGACACCTATTGTATGCCCCATCCGGTGCTTGGTAAACTCTCTGTTCGGGAGATGTTATTCTTTACGAGTATTCACACGCAACATCATTTGAAGCTACTACCGTATGGTGGTCAGATATAG
- a CDS encoding aminotransferase class V-fold PLP-dependent enzyme translates to MKNTYFTPGPAELYPTFYQHLQQAMDEQIGSISHRSQKFRDIYKFADEQLRTLLSIPATHGIFFTGSASEVWERVLLNCVEFESFHAVNGSFSQKFYDYAVSLKKHAQLLQKPFGEGFDAAEIEVPAYAELVCLTHNETSSGVQMKTSEIHKLKRKYPKKLFCVDMVSSAPYPDLDFGIIDSAFFSVQKAFGMPAGLGVWIASQACLEKAERLQKTDDFTIGAHNTLPMLWKHYKDFETPATPNVLFIYLLGKIAEDFNRIGIDTIRKQTEEKARMIYKFLDSSDAYEPFVKKEQHRSQTVVVATTKKPSADVIASVKKSDMIVGSGYGKFKDSQIRIANFPATSAEQVAALLEQLA, encoded by the coding sequence ATGAAAAACACCTACTTCACTCCCGGCCCAGCCGAACTTTATCCAACGTTCTATCAGCATTTGCAACAGGCGATGGATGAGCAAATTGGCTCAATTTCTCACCGTAGTCAGAAGTTCCGGGATATATATAAGTTCGCCGACGAACAGTTGCGAACGTTATTGAGTATTCCGGCCACACACGGTATTTTCTTTACGGGATCAGCCTCGGAGGTATGGGAGCGTGTTTTGCTCAACTGCGTCGAATTCGAAAGTTTTCATGCGGTGAATGGGTCTTTTTCCCAAAAGTTTTACGATTACGCCGTCTCGCTCAAAAAGCACGCGCAACTTCTTCAGAAACCTTTCGGTGAGGGTTTCGATGCGGCTGAAATAGAGGTGCCGGCTTACGCTGAACTGGTTTGCCTGACCCATAACGAAACCTCGTCGGGTGTGCAGATGAAGACGTCGGAGATCCACAAACTCAAGCGCAAGTACCCTAAAAAGTTGTTTTGCGTGGATATGGTCTCATCGGCCCCCTACCCAGACCTGGATTTTGGAATCATCGACTCGGCTTTTTTCTCGGTTCAGAAAGCCTTTGGTATGCCTGCCGGTTTGGGCGTCTGGATCGCCAGTCAAGCTTGTCTCGAAAAAGCAGAGCGTCTACAGAAAACGGACGACTTCACGATAGGTGCGCACAATACATTACCGATGCTCTGGAAGCATTATAAAGATTTCGAAACGCCAGCCACGCCTAATGTGCTCTTCATCTATCTGCTAGGTAAAATCGCCGAAGATTTCAATCGAATTGGGATCGATACCATTCGGAAGCAGACCGAGGAGAAAGCCCGTATGATCTATAAGTTTTTGGATAGTTCAGACGCCTACGAGCCGTTTGTGAAGAAAGAGCAGCACCGCTCCCAAACGGTAGTTGTTGCTACGACGAAGAAACCATCTGCCGACGTCATTGCTTCAGTCAAAAAGTCTGACATGATTGTGGGTAGTGGCTATGGCAAGTTCAAGGATTCACAGATACGGATTGCCAATTTCCCCGCCACATCAGCGGAACAGGTAGCAGCCTTGCTTGAGCAATTGGCGTAA
- the serA gene encoding phosphoglycerate dehydrogenase: MLTKQSNVGQAEQTYYIIDFDSTFTKVEALDVLGEISLIGRPDRDDVLNQIKAITDRGMSGEISFTESLVLRLGLLKAHRDQLPALIENLMGKISDSFQRNKQFLTENAANIYIVSNGFREFIVPIVTSLGVRADHVFANTFVFDETGLIAGFDPKNPLSANGGKSQVIRNLKLDGEVYVIGDGYTDYEIRASGLANRFYAFTENVLRPRVVEKADHVAPSLDEFLYHNNLSRSQSYPKSRIKVLLLENVHPVAVQLFEQEGFNVEIRKGALDEDELIEAIRDVSILGIRSKTNVTARVLEHANKLMTVGAFCIGTNQIDLDACTQKGIAVFNAPYSNTRSVVELAIGEIIMLIRSIVPKSNMMHLGGWDKSAKNSFEVRGKKLGLVGYGNIGTQLSVVAEALGMEVYFYDIVDKLALGNTRKCKSLDELLAIADIISLHTDGRKENKNLISYREFSLMKNGVIFLNLSRGHIVDIPALVDAIERGKVVGAGIDVFPDEPKTNNEEFMSALRKLPNVILTPHIGGSTEEAQANIGNFVPAKLLEYINNGSTYGSVNFPELQLPLLKGAHRLLHIHANVPGILAKMNSIFAKYHINIHGQYLKTNEQIGYVITDVAKEYADEVVEELKGIDNTIKFRLLY; encoded by the coding sequence ATGCTCACCAAACAATCGAACGTCGGCCAGGCCGAACAAACGTATTACATTATCGATTTCGATAGCACCTTCACGAAAGTAGAAGCGCTAGATGTGCTGGGTGAAATCTCGCTGATCGGTCGCCCCGACCGAGACGATGTGCTCAATCAGATCAAGGCCATTACCGATCGAGGTATGTCGGGTGAAATTTCGTTCACCGAATCGCTTGTCTTACGGCTTGGCCTTTTAAAAGCCCACCGCGATCAGCTGCCTGCGCTCATCGAAAATTTGATGGGTAAGATATCGGATTCGTTTCAGCGCAATAAGCAGTTCTTGACTGAAAATGCGGCCAATATCTATATCGTTTCCAATGGCTTCCGCGAGTTCATTGTTCCCATTGTAACGTCGCTGGGTGTTCGGGCCGATCACGTGTTTGCCAATACGTTTGTGTTCGATGAAACAGGACTTATTGCCGGTTTCGATCCTAAGAATCCGTTGTCGGCGAATGGCGGGAAATCGCAGGTGATTCGAAATCTGAAACTTGATGGCGAAGTGTATGTTATTGGCGACGGCTATACCGATTATGAAATCAGAGCATCGGGTTTGGCCAATCGTTTCTACGCGTTTACCGAAAATGTACTGCGGCCTCGCGTCGTTGAAAAAGCCGACCACGTAGCCCCTTCACTCGACGAATTCTTATACCATAACAACTTGAGCCGTAGCCAGTCGTACCCCAAAAGTCGGATTAAAGTGCTGCTGCTGGAAAACGTTCACCCGGTAGCCGTTCAACTGTTTGAGCAGGAAGGATTTAACGTTGAAATTCGGAAAGGTGCGCTAGATGAGGACGAACTCATCGAAGCCATCCGCGACGTATCGATTCTGGGTATCCGCTCAAAAACGAACGTTACCGCCCGCGTTCTCGAACATGCCAACAAACTCATGACCGTTGGTGCGTTCTGTATCGGCACGAATCAGATCGACCTCGATGCCTGCACCCAAAAAGGAATCGCGGTTTTCAACGCGCCTTACAGCAATACCCGTTCGGTTGTGGAACTGGCGATTGGCGAGATTATTATGCTGATCCGAAGCATTGTGCCCAAAAGCAATATGATGCACCTGGGCGGTTGGGATAAATCGGCCAAAAACAGCTTCGAGGTTCGTGGCAAGAAACTCGGACTGGTGGGTTATGGCAATATTGGTACGCAGTTATCGGTCGTAGCCGAAGCCCTCGGCATGGAAGTTTATTTCTACGACATCGTCGATAAACTGGCGCTTGGTAATACCCGCAAATGCAAATCGCTGGACGAACTGCTGGCCATTGCCGATATCATCAGCCTACACACCGACGGCCGGAAGGAAAACAAAAACCTCATCAGCTATCGGGAGTTTTCGCTGATGAAAAACGGGGTTATCTTCCTGAATCTGTCCCGTGGGCACATCGTCGATATTCCGGCCTTAGTCGATGCCATCGAGCGCGGTAAAGTTGTGGGTGCCGGTATCGATGTATTCCCAGACGAGCCGAAAACTAATAACGAGGAGTTCATGAGCGCTCTTCGCAAACTACCCAACGTCATCCTGACTCCGCACATTGGTGGTAGCACCGAAGAGGCCCAGGCAAACATTGGCAATTTTGTACCGGCCAAACTGCTCGAATACATCAATAACGGCAGTACCTATGGCAGCGTAAACTTCCCCGAATTGCAACTACCTCTGCTGAAGGGAGCGCATCGATTGTTACACATTCATGCCAACGTACCGGGTATTCTGGCCAAAATGAACTCTATTTTTGCTAAATACCACATCAATATTCACGGTCAGTACCTGAAAACCAACGAGCAGATTGGCTACGTAATTACAGACGTCGCCAAAGAATACGCCGACGAAGTGGTTGAGGAACTGAAAGGGATCGACAATACAATCAAGTTTAGACTGCTCTATTAA
- a CDS encoding nucleotidyltransferase family protein, producing the protein MIPQQAAIQHYFGSQPVQKAYLFGSQARGEATTDSDIDILVELEPMVSLFDFVRMKLQLEDLLHLSVDLVSANGLSPHVKPYIDQDKMLIYEKTAN; encoded by the coding sequence ATGATACCACAGCAAGCAGCAATACAGCACTATTTTGGCTCGCAACCCGTCCAGAAAGCTTATTTGTTTGGTTCGCAAGCTCGTGGTGAAGCAACGACTGACAGTGATATTGATATACTGGTTGAGTTGGAACCCATGGTATCATTATTCGACTTCGTACGCATGAAACTTCAATTAGAAGATTTGCTTCATCTCTCCGTCGACCTTGTCTCAGCTAATGGCCTTTCGCCACATGTAAAGCCTTACATTGACCAGGACAAAATGCTGATTTATGAAAAAACAGCTAACTGA
- a CDS encoding YheT family hydrolase yields MPLIAPSSYEPPTRLWNGHLQTIIPSLFRKVAVSYVRERIETPDDDFLDLDWAKAINNDQWIMNNGKSTSQHSPFSILHSPLIILSHGLEGSSKSPYLVGMVRHLTRSGFNCLAWHYRSCSGEMNRQQRFYHVGETGDLDLVIQHALSKGYETIYLMGFSAGGNVTLKYLGEQGKALNPAIKKAVVFSVPIYLMGSARRLEQWDSLVYNYRFNRTLKRKVLEKAALMPGIFPAEAVSKVRSVREFDNTFTAPMNGFRDVEDYYTRSSSLQFIPTIAIPTLLINAKNDPFLSPECFPETLARELPNVWMEFPEQGGHCGFPAKDEGIQGIYWSEKRAVRFLT; encoded by the coding sequence ATGCCGCTGATTGCCCCATCAAGTTATGAGCCACCCACGCGTTTGTGGAACGGCCACCTGCAAACCATCATTCCCTCGCTGTTCCGCAAGGTAGCAGTCTCCTACGTCCGCGAACGTATCGAAACACCCGACGATGACTTTCTTGATTTGGACTGGGCAAAGGCAATAAATAATGATCAATGGATAATGAATAATGGAAAAAGTACTTCCCAACATTCTCCATTTTCCATTCTCCATTCTCCATTAATAATTCTCTCCCACGGGCTGGAAGGGAGTTCAAAAAGCCCTTATCTGGTGGGTATGGTTAGGCATCTGACTCGATCGGGGTTTAATTGTCTGGCCTGGCATTATCGGTCGTGCAGTGGGGAAATGAATCGTCAGCAACGATTCTATCACGTGGGCGAAACTGGCGATCTGGATCTGGTTATCCAACATGCTCTCTCGAAAGGTTATGAAACCATCTATCTGATGGGTTTCAGTGCAGGAGGTAATGTAACGCTAAAGTATCTGGGTGAACAAGGAAAAGCATTGAATCCAGCCATTAAAAAGGCGGTTGTGTTTTCGGTTCCAATCTACTTAATGGGATCGGCACGACGACTCGAACAATGGGACAGTCTGGTTTACAATTACCGATTTAATCGTACCTTAAAACGTAAAGTACTGGAGAAAGCCGCGCTGATGCCGGGTATTTTTCCAGCCGAAGCTGTGAGTAAAGTGCGCAGTGTTCGGGAATTTGATAATACCTTTACAGCCCCAATGAATGGCTTCCGGGATGTAGAGGACTACTATACACGTAGCAGTTCACTACAATTTATACCTACAATTGCCATTCCAACTCTTCTCATCAACGCTAAAAACGATCCATTTTTATCACCCGAATGTTTTCCGGAAACATTGGCAAGGGAACTACCGAACGTCTGGATGGAGTTCCCAGAACAAGGTGGCCATTGCGGCTTTCCGGCAAAAGATGAAGGTATCCAGGGAATTTACTGGTCGGAGAAACGGGCAGTAAGGTTTTTAACTTAA
- a CDS encoding DUF4249 domain-containing protein: protein MILYLYILIGRGRHYIVWGLLLSSLWSCIDPVDLPIRQTEHRLVVDGLITDEAPPYIIKLTYSGNLNRSLLIPDELAINGAMATIEDNLGNRAPLVQDPLNPAYYLMRDARLQGVRGRAYTLRVKLPDGSQYVSRPEVLAPVPPIEQLYATYHESDPNTLLFNTFLVQIDTKDPPTSGNFYRWQAMSYMPIWGGANDPLGYYNPALKSGEGEYAPFYGALTNVLSDQLINGNRIKGQLVLTAPLVALGTQYMEVRQYSLSKTAYQYWVLYQEQLARTGTIFDPQPASIEGNVRAVADTNKLALGYFGASAVSRQRIIMNTDNINYGKFVTRFGPVLFGSTLPIVPGLVREEAQLAPPSNWLTYGK, encoded by the coding sequence ATGATTCTATACCTATACATATTGATCGGGCGAGGGCGACATTACATCGTTTGGGGGCTCTTGCTGTCTAGCTTATGGAGTTGTATCGATCCGGTTGATCTACCCATTCGGCAAACGGAGCATCGGTTGGTAGTAGATGGGCTGATTACCGATGAGGCTCCGCCCTACATCATTAAGTTAACGTATTCGGGCAACCTGAATCGATCCCTGTTGATTCCAGATGAATTGGCTATCAATGGCGCTATGGCTACCATAGAAGATAATCTGGGCAACCGGGCTCCACTGGTGCAGGACCCGCTAAATCCGGCTTACTATTTAATGCGCGATGCTCGCTTACAGGGAGTGCGTGGTCGGGCCTATACGCTGCGGGTTAAGCTACCCGATGGTAGCCAGTATGTTTCTCGTCCAGAAGTACTGGCGCCAGTACCCCCCATCGAACAACTTTACGCCACCTACCATGAGTCAGATCCGAATACGCTACTATTCAATACGTTTCTGGTGCAGATTGATACAAAAGATCCACCGACCTCAGGTAATTTTTATCGTTGGCAGGCGATGAGCTACATGCCTATCTGGGGTGGGGCTAATGATCCGCTGGGGTACTACAATCCAGCGCTGAAGTCGGGCGAGGGGGAGTATGCGCCTTTTTACGGTGCTCTTACCAATGTATTAAGTGATCAGCTTATTAATGGCAATCGGATCAAGGGACAACTGGTACTAACCGCACCATTGGTTGCTTTAGGGACTCAGTATATGGAAGTGCGGCAGTACTCGTTATCGAAAACGGCTTATCAATATTGGGTTCTCTATCAGGAGCAACTTGCGCGGACGGGTACCATTTTCGACCCTCAACCTGCCAGCATCGAGGGCAATGTGCGAGCTGTGGCCGATACCAATAAACTGGCACTTGGTTATTTCGGAGCTTCGGCTGTCAGTCGTCAACGGATAATCATGAACACCGACAACATTAACTATGGAAAATTCGTGACGCGTTTTGGTCCTGTGTTGTTTGGCAGTACACTGCCAATCGTTCCGGGATTAGTGCGTGAGGAAGCTCAGCTTGCGCCACCCTCCAATTGGCTTACGTACGGAAAATAA
- a CDS encoding TonB-dependent receptor produces the protein MHFLLVRGVLAIVLLLVLKPDLQAQIRFRIYGQVTDGVTNKPLANVSVYDKKQGAGTTTDSTGAFSMQVLPGPYNLTFSAVGYYTRSRFLEIERTNIRMEVALNPDTRQLDEVNVKGRTPDANVSATQMSVIRLDMKNLRNIPVVFGEVDILKALTLQPGVSTVGEGAGGFNVRGGRTDQNLVLLDGAPLFNTSHLLGLLSNLNADAIQDVTLYKGGIPAAYGGRLSSLLLMNTKAGETDRISVTGGIGLITSRILVQGPIAKNKKLTFLAGGRIAYPSVMLGLFPAPTNKDRAFFYDVNGRLTYRLTNDSQLSATVYRSYDTFKFPQDTLYTTQSTLLTARWSQRLNPQLSFNLTATQSDYRFFLDGLTTANMYRYRSTVRQRDARLDWLYTPKPKHKLEFGGSLTGYSLLPGAIAPTGDNSNINAQTLPNEQARELAGYFSEEWTPFRVLSVQVGVRYAQFTNVGPGVAYQYAEGQPRTRESITDTLHYANGQALAHYSGWEPRLTIRANLTPTSSLKVSYNRTRQFLHLISNTTAISPVDFWKVSDALVPPQVADQFAVGYFRNLGDNMYETSVEVYHKTLENLVEYRNGATLLLNPTLDADLLRAQGRAYGVEVSVQKTRGILTGLISYTYSRTLARVPSTYPSVQINGGEWYPSTFDRPHNLAIATQWKWSRGWTFGTNFVYTSGRPTTYPDGTYRLNGTKVLDYSQRNADRIPDYHRLDVSFTKDGRRTPNQRHYSNWSFSFYNVYAHKNPYSIYFQRANTTTKSYQLSVFGTIIPSLSWNFTY, from the coding sequence ATGCATTTTCTACTCGTTCGTGGTGTCCTGGCAATTGTTCTGCTGTTAGTCCTTAAGCCTGATTTGCAGGCCCAGATTCGGTTTCGTATTTACGGGCAGGTAACGGATGGCGTAACGAACAAACCGCTGGCTAATGTGTCGGTTTATGACAAAAAACAGGGAGCGGGGACCACAACAGACAGCACAGGTGCTTTTAGCATGCAGGTGCTTCCAGGACCTTATAACCTGACTTTTTCTGCGGTAGGCTATTACACTCGCAGTCGGTTTCTGGAGATTGAACGAACAAACATTCGTATGGAAGTTGCCCTCAACCCCGACACGCGTCAGCTGGACGAAGTCAACGTGAAGGGCCGCACGCCCGATGCTAATGTATCGGCGACTCAGATGAGTGTGATACGGCTGGATATGAAAAATTTACGAAACATTCCGGTTGTGTTTGGCGAGGTCGATATTCTGAAAGCGCTGACTTTACAGCCTGGTGTAAGCACAGTAGGCGAGGGGGCTGGCGGATTTAATGTGCGCGGTGGGCGTACAGACCAGAACTTAGTGCTTCTGGATGGTGCTCCCTTGTTCAATACCAGCCATTTATTGGGTTTATTAAGTAACCTTAATGCTGATGCAATTCAGGATGTAACGCTCTATAAAGGAGGTATTCCAGCGGCCTATGGTGGACGCCTGTCGTCGCTGTTGTTGATGAATACGAAAGCGGGTGAAACCGACCGGATTAGTGTTACTGGAGGTATTGGGTTGATAACGAGTCGAATACTGGTTCAGGGGCCGATTGCAAAAAATAAAAAACTAACCTTTCTTGCCGGTGGCCGCATTGCCTACCCATCGGTTATGCTTGGGTTGTTTCCGGCCCCAACGAATAAAGACCGCGCCTTTTTTTATGACGTGAACGGTCGGCTAACGTATCGATTAACCAATGATAGTCAATTATCGGCTACTGTTTATCGCAGTTACGATACGTTTAAATTTCCGCAGGATACGCTTTATACGACCCAATCGACCTTGCTAACCGCGCGCTGGAGTCAACGATTAAATCCACAATTGTCATTTAACCTGACGGCTACTCAGAGTGACTATCGTTTTTTCTTAGATGGACTTACAACGGCGAATATGTATCGGTATCGATCTACCGTTCGCCAGCGCGACGCCCGACTCGATTGGCTCTATACGCCTAAGCCCAAGCATAAACTTGAATTTGGAGGATCGTTAACGGGCTATAGTTTACTGCCGGGAGCCATTGCACCTACTGGCGACAACTCGAACATTAATGCCCAAACCTTACCGAACGAACAAGCGCGCGAATTGGCAGGTTATTTTTCGGAGGAATGGACGCCATTTCGGGTGTTATCGGTGCAGGTAGGTGTCCGTTATGCCCAGTTTACGAATGTTGGGCCGGGCGTGGCCTACCAGTATGCCGAAGGGCAACCCCGTACTCGCGAGAGCATTACCGATACACTCCACTACGCCAATGGGCAGGCATTGGCCCACTATAGCGGCTGGGAGCCACGGCTGACAATACGGGCTAACCTAACACCAACCAGCTCTCTAAAAGTTAGTTATAATCGAACCCGGCAATTCCTCCATCTGATCTCGAATACAACCGCCATTTCGCCGGTCGATTTCTGGAAAGTGAGTGATGCCCTGGTGCCGCCCCAGGTAGCCGATCAGTTTGCGGTGGGCTACTTCCGAAACCTCGGTGATAATATGTATGAAACCTCGGTGGAGGTGTACCACAAAACGCTGGAAAATCTGGTCGAATACCGGAATGGCGCAACATTACTCCTGAACCCAACACTGGATGCCGACTTATTACGAGCCCAGGGACGGGCCTATGGCGTTGAAGTGAGTGTTCAGAAAACACGTGGAATACTGACGGGGTTAATTTCGTACACGTATTCCCGGACACTAGCGCGCGTGCCAAGTACCTATCCGAGTGTACAGATCAATGGCGGAGAATGGTATCCGTCGACCTTTGATCGTCCTCATAATCTGGCTATTGCAACCCAGTGGAAATGGAGCCGAGGGTGGACTTTTGGCACAAATTTCGTTTATACCAGTGGGCGCCCGACCACCTATCCCGATGGCACGTATCGGCTCAATGGCACTAAAGTCCTGGATTATTCGCAACGAAATGCCGACCGGATTCCAGATTACCACCGACTAGATGTGTCGTTTACGAAAGATGGTCGACGGACACCGAATCAGCGACATTATAGCAATTGGTCGTTCTCGTTCTATAATGTCTACGCGCACAAAAATCCGTACTCGATTTATTTTCAACGTGCTAACACCACAACCAAGAGCTATCAGCTATCGGTTTTTGGCACTATCATACCGTCCTTGAGCTGGAATTTTACGTATTAG
- a CDS encoding cation diffusion facilitator family transporter, producing the protein MSASQQTKYRWMGISLGLSIVLLILKFTAYFLTYSTAILSDAVESIVNVIASGFAFYSIYLASQPADQNHPYGHGKIEFLSSGFEGSMILSAGLVIIWQAILSFFEPKQLSNLDWGLVLVGITAGANAFVGWRLIRSGQQTDSAALTADGKHLLTDTFSSIVVMVGVALVALTGKHWIDSALSVVLAVGIIYNGFQITRQSIARLMDEADIPTLHRVVTLLTVHKDKNWIDVHNLRVQKYGADLHIDCHLTLPYYWELTKVHDEVHHFEDTLKDGFQGEVEIFVHTDPCEKECCHYCRVADCPARAFAFVEDIEWTAENLPLNQKHFVPVLASANT; encoded by the coding sequence ATGAGTGCCAGTCAACAAACGAAATACCGATGGATGGGCATCTCGCTGGGGCTGAGCATTGTTCTGCTGATTCTCAAATTCACGGCCTATTTCCTGACTTATTCGACCGCCATCTTATCCGATGCCGTTGAGTCTATTGTTAATGTTATTGCCAGCGGTTTTGCTTTTTATAGCATCTATTTAGCCAGTCAACCTGCCGATCAAAACCATCCTTATGGACACGGTAAAATCGAATTCCTGTCGTCGGGTTTCGAGGGCTCCATGATACTGTCGGCTGGACTGGTCATTATCTGGCAAGCGATTCTCAGCTTTTTCGAGCCTAAACAGTTAAGCAATCTCGACTGGGGTCTGGTACTCGTTGGCATTACAGCGGGGGCCAATGCATTTGTAGGCTGGCGACTTATTCGATCGGGTCAGCAAACGGATTCGGCAGCCCTGACGGCCGACGGCAAACACTTACTGACCGATACCTTTAGCAGTATCGTGGTGATGGTTGGGGTAGCACTGGTAGCCCTAACGGGGAAACACTGGATCGATAGTGCCCTATCGGTTGTGCTGGCAGTCGGGATCATCTACAACGGGTTCCAGATTACCCGCCAGTCAATTGCCCGACTCATGGACGAAGCAGACATCCCGACCCTCCACCGGGTGGTCACCTTGCTCACTGTTCACAAGGACAAAAACTGGATTGACGTACACAACCTCCGTGTTCAGAAGTACGGCGCTGATTTACACATCGATTGTCACTTGACGCTCCCCTATTACTGGGAATTAACGAAAGTACACGATGAGGTGCATCATTTTGAAGATACGCTCAAAGACGGCTTTCAGGGCGAAGTCGAAATTTTTGTCCATACCGACCCCTGCGAGAAAGAATGCTGCCATTATTGCCGCGTAGCCGACTGCCCCGCCCGCGCCTTTGCTTTTGTCGAAGATATTGAATGGACAGCCGAGAATCTCCCGCTGAATCAGAAGCACTTTGTACCGGTATTGGCATCCGCTAATACGTAA
- a CDS encoding amidohydrolase family protein translates to MKKLVLVVACLVVSVGALMAQAVNRKPLPIIDVHVHAMKVSPGFAVEMCPWFLKDMPGSDPTQNLQTSSFLNKDCVDPLKPAKSDEEMEKAVLETMERLNMTIVAYGDPQILRKWKKAAPNRVIPGIGVSSPKDMTVQAFTDSLSSGFYKVMGEVAPQYQGLSPSDMSLDGYFAAAEKLNIPVGIHMGTGGNGMANLTQAKYRASLGSPFLLEDVLARHPKMKIWVMHAGYPMADEMIALMGANAYVYVDLAGFIWSYPQAEIHAYLKRLVQAGFGKRILYGTDFMVWPKLFETSMSVIENADFLSFEQKRDIFFNNAVRFFRLDESKFK, encoded by the coding sequence ATGAAAAAACTTGTCCTGGTAGTTGCCTGCCTGGTTGTATCTGTCGGTGCGTTGATGGCACAGGCTGTCAATCGTAAACCGTTGCCTATTATTGATGTGCATGTGCATGCCATGAAAGTAAGTCCTGGTTTTGCCGTCGAAATGTGTCCCTGGTTCCTGAAAGATATGCCAGGCAGCGACCCGACCCAGAATTTGCAGACCAGCTCTTTTCTGAATAAAGATTGTGTCGATCCACTGAAACCGGCGAAGTCGGACGAAGAAATGGAGAAGGCAGTATTGGAAACGATGGAGCGGCTCAACATGACCATCGTAGCTTATGGCGATCCCCAAATCCTACGGAAATGGAAAAAAGCAGCTCCTAATCGAGTTATTCCGGGAATTGGCGTAAGCTCACCTAAGGACATGACGGTGCAGGCCTTTACCGATTCATTGTCGTCGGGATTTTATAAGGTGATGGGCGAAGTAGCCCCTCAGTATCAGGGCTTATCACCTAGCGATATGTCGCTGGATGGTTATTTTGCCGCTGCCGAAAAATTGAATATTCCCGTAGGGATTCACATGGGAACCGGCGGCAATGGCATGGCCAACCTTACACAAGCCAAGTACCGGGCTTCACTGGGGAGTCCGTTCTTGCTGGAAGATGTGTTGGCTCGCCACCCTAAGATGAAAATATGGGTGATGCACGCGGGTTATCCAATGGCCGATGAAATGATCGCGTTAATGGGCGCGAATGCCTATGTATATGTCGATCTGGCTGGTTTTATCTGGAGCTATCCGCAGGCCGAAATTCATGCCTATCTGAAACGTCTGGTGCAGGCTGGCTTTGGCAAACGGATTCTGTACGGCACCGATTTTATGGTGTGGCCGAAGTTATTTGAAACCTCTATGAGTGTGATCGAAAATGCCGACTTCTTATCGTTCGAGCAGAAGCGCGACATTTTTTTCAACAATGCCGTTCGCTTCTTCCGGTTGGATGAGAGCAAGTTTAAGTAG